In a single window of the Polyangia bacterium genome:
- a CDS encoding universal stress protein codes for MKILCPTDLGSRALAAGFIAADLARRTSGSVELLHVVPAPAPSTVVAECGTALAAQRDQLRGTSADVTSQVIDGEIDPTILSRARAMKADLIVMAAHGRSAIERLILGSIAERTVRSADRPVLIVPPAVHAWTAADSGSLPLRVTVAHDGRKASAAAVAFTKKLRQHLACDVTIVRFYWPIEEYRRLGLTGPRDLFAPDPDVTSDLTRSLAHDVGVLPGVGATTLAVVPAWGDPAGRILQFAAEQKHDLVVMGTESRHGLHRLAHPPVSDRVARHASDVPILFVPPPPVSADAAVETPAIFTVLAATDLSADGNRAVPFAYAQLAAHGGVVELCHVHEHALPSPAYAYDHPDRQKLTDADRQRIEEQLRALVPSDADQLGITSHVTIVDGGHAAEAILQAAERLAVDALVLSSRGRGAASRAILGSVCQAVVRRSRRPVLIAPAPQEP; via the coding sequence ATGAAGATTCTTTGTCCCACCGATCTTGGGTCTCGTGCGCTGGCCGCCGGCTTCATCGCCGCCGACCTGGCCCGCCGAACCTCGGGCTCCGTCGAGCTGTTGCACGTTGTTCCGGCTCCGGCTCCCTCTACTGTTGTCGCTGAGTGTGGCACGGCGCTGGCCGCCCAGCGCGACCAGCTGCGAGGAACCAGTGCCGATGTCACGTCGCAGGTGATCGACGGCGAGATCGATCCAACGATCTTGTCGCGCGCCCGCGCAATGAAAGCAGACCTCATCGTGATGGCCGCGCACGGGCGCTCGGCGATCGAACGGTTGATCCTGGGCAGCATCGCCGAGCGAACGGTTCGTTCGGCTGATCGTCCGGTTCTGATCGTGCCCCCGGCAGTCCATGCCTGGACCGCAGCGGACAGTGGGTCTTTGCCGTTGCGGGTGACCGTGGCCCATGATGGTCGAAAGGCCAGCGCCGCCGCCGTGGCGTTCACCAAAAAGCTGCGGCAACACCTGGCCTGCGACGTCACCATCGTGCGCTTTTACTGGCCGATCGAAGAATACCGCCGGCTGGGACTGACGGGGCCGCGCGATCTCTTCGCGCCCGATCCCGACGTCACATCTGATCTGACACGCAGCCTGGCTCATGACGTGGGCGTGCTGCCGGGGGTTGGTGCCACCACCTTGGCGGTCGTGCCCGCCTGGGGTGATCCGGCCGGACGCATCCTGCAGTTCGCCGCCGAGCAGAAGCACGATCTGGTGGTGATGGGCACCGAGAGTCGACACGGCCTGCATCGCCTGGCACACCCACCGGTGTCGGATCGCGTGGCTCGTCACGCAAGCGATGTCCCCATCCTGTTTGTTCCGCCGCCGCCGGTATCCGCCGATGCGGCCGTCGAGACGCCGGCGATCTTCACCGTGCTGGCGGCGACCGATCTGTCGGCCGACGGCAACCGCGCCGTGCCGTTCGCGTATGCCCAGCTGGCTGCGCACGGAGGCGTCGTCGAGCTGTGCCATGTTCACGAACACGCGCTGCCATCGCCGGCGTACGCCTACGACCACCCCGACCGCCAGAAGCTCACCGACGCCGATCGCCAGCGCATCGAAGAACAACTGCGCGCCCTGGTGCCGAGCGATGCGGACCAGCTGGGGATCACCTCGCACGTCACGATCGTCGACGGCGGGCACGCCGCCGAGGCGATCCTTCAGGCTGCCGAACGACTGGCCGTCGATGCGCTGGTGCTGAGCTCGCGCGGACGGGGAGCCGCCTCGCGCGCCATCTTGGGTTCAGTGTGTCAGGCCGTGGTGCGCCGCAGCCGCCGGCCGGTGCTGATCGCGCCGGCCCCGCAGGAGCCCTGA
- a CDS encoding WS/DGAT domain-containing protein, with amino-acid sequence MSSGPQEPERLSREDAARWHMATPKNPMIIGALLLFEQRLTLESLDELVVGKIIPHRRFRQHVVECKQLWGRPWWRDDAAFTLRDHVQKLSPSHVVNVDELIRLANERMNAPLPADRSPWRLELIDLAPTGSALLLRIHHCIADGRALVALLNELADDLGKPEPGAARRPPSPSLARRRRFFGRVAGLLRFLSLSRDPVSLLRRSLGGHKRIAWSAAIPLDAVKSIAHAGGHQFVDVLLAAVAGALHRYQREHGQLPRSMRALLPVAPPASSTHGLGNHFASVFVRLPVTSADPKTRLVIVARDMVALRSRSTLRMALSLVRLAGAIAPAIEHWAVRWWSRRASLVVSSLAGPTVPLHVAGRALRTIVVWAPAAASIGLSLTFFGYAGNLHLGVLADEAVIERPEELVTAFQVALDDLRRSALPDNH; translated from the coding sequence ATGTCTTCAGGTCCACAAGAGCCCGAGCGGCTGTCGCGGGAGGACGCCGCCCGCTGGCACATGGCCACGCCCAAGAACCCCATGATCATCGGGGCGCTGCTGCTTTTCGAGCAGAGGCTCACGCTGGAGTCGCTCGACGAGCTCGTTGTCGGCAAGATCATTCCGCACCGGCGGTTCCGGCAGCATGTGGTCGAGTGCAAGCAGCTTTGGGGAAGGCCCTGGTGGCGCGATGACGCGGCCTTCACGCTCCGCGATCACGTGCAGAAGCTGAGTCCCTCGCACGTGGTGAATGTCGACGAGCTGATCAGGCTGGCCAATGAACGGATGAATGCGCCGCTGCCCGCCGATCGATCCCCGTGGCGTCTGGAGCTCATTGATCTCGCGCCCACGGGATCCGCGCTTCTTTTGCGGATCCACCACTGCATCGCCGACGGACGAGCGCTGGTAGCGCTGCTCAACGAACTGGCCGACGACCTGGGCAAGCCTGAGCCGGGAGCCGCGCGGCGCCCGCCATCACCCAGTTTGGCTCGACGGAGGCGTTTCTTTGGGCGGGTCGCTGGTCTGCTCAGATTCCTGTCCCTGTCGAGAGATCCGGTCAGCCTGTTGCGCCGATCGCTCGGCGGCCACAAACGCATCGCCTGGTCGGCCGCGATCCCGCTGGATGCCGTGAAATCGATCGCCCACGCCGGAGGGCATCAGTTCGTGGATGTGCTGCTGGCCGCCGTCGCTGGCGCCCTGCACCGTTACCAGCGCGAGCACGGACAGTTGCCCCGATCCATGCGGGCGCTCCTGCCGGTGGCGCCGCCGGCATCATCGACCCACGGGCTGGGGAATCACTTCGCTTCGGTATTCGTGCGCCTTCCCGTTACCTCGGCCGATCCCAAAACGCGCCTGGTGATCGTGGCGCGCGACATGGTGGCGTTGCGCAGCCGGAGCACGCTGCGGATGGCGCTGAGCCTGGTGCGTCTGGCGGGAGCGATCGCCCCCGCCATCGAGCACTGGGCGGTGCGCTGGTGGTCGCGACGGGCCAGCTTGGTCGTGAGCAGCTTGGCCGGGCCGACTGTCCCGCTGCACGTGGCGGGACGGGCGCTGCGAACCATCGTGGTGTGGGCGCCGGCGGCGGCCAGCATCGGCCTCAGCCTCACTTTCTTCGGTTACGCCGGGAATTTGCACCTGGGCGTGCTGGCGGACGAAGCGGTGATCGAGCGGCCGGAAGAGCTGGTGACGGCGTTTCAAGTGGCACTCGACGACCTTCGTCGTAGCGCTCTGCCCGACAACCATTAG
- a CDS encoding protoglobin domain-containing protein: MNNLTFLENVKVYVGFDDQAGAALRAAHDVVAPHFADIIDDFYATIEAHPGARAAITGGAAQIQRLKRSLLVWIDELFQGPHDEAYFERRARIGRVHVRIDLPQMYMLTAMDRIRLRSVDVLRNAPALSADEQGRMITALHRILDIELAIMLETYREDLLAKNRTAERLATIGQFAAGIGHELRNPLGVVESSAFLMRQRLEQLKIADPTIARHLEKITQEVHRSNRTITDLLELARSRPLQRRSVAAHAFIAQAIPAASLPPSVEVSVDAPPDIFIDADADQLTRVLTNLLINASQAMNGSGHITVEARRGSGETLLLVRDEGPGVPADVRHQIFEALFTTKAKGSGLGLALCRRIAAAHDGTISLEPSERGAVFKVSVPDVAAPATPGA; the protein is encoded by the coding sequence GTGAATAATTTGACGTTCCTCGAAAACGTCAAGGTCTATGTCGGCTTCGACGATCAGGCCGGCGCGGCGCTGCGCGCGGCGCACGACGTTGTGGCGCCGCACTTTGCCGACATCATCGACGACTTCTACGCCACCATCGAAGCCCACCCGGGGGCGCGCGCCGCCATCACCGGTGGCGCCGCGCAGATTCAACGGCTGAAACGATCGTTGCTGGTGTGGATCGACGAGCTGTTTCAAGGTCCGCACGACGAAGCGTATTTCGAACGGCGGGCGCGCATCGGCCGGGTCCATGTCCGGATCGATCTGCCGCAGATGTACATGCTCACCGCCATGGATCGCATTCGCTTGCGGTCGGTCGACGTCTTGCGGAACGCGCCCGCCCTGAGCGCCGACGAGCAGGGACGGATGATCACCGCCCTGCACCGAATCCTGGACATCGAACTGGCCATCATGCTGGAGACGTACCGCGAAGATCTTCTGGCCAAGAACCGAACCGCCGAACGGCTGGCCACCATCGGGCAGTTCGCCGCCGGGATCGGCCACGAGCTGCGCAATCCGCTGGGTGTGGTGGAATCGTCGGCTTTTCTGATGCGGCAGCGGCTGGAGCAGTTGAAGATCGCCGATCCCACCATCGCGCGCCACCTGGAGAAAATCACCCAGGAGGTGCATCGGTCGAACCGAACCATCACCGATCTGCTGGAGCTGGCGCGCAGTCGACCGCTGCAAAGGCGTTCGGTGGCGGCGCACGCGTTCATCGCGCAAGCGATCCCGGCGGCCAGCCTGCCGCCGTCCGTCGAGGTGAGCGTCGACGCCCCACCGGACATCTTCATCGACGCCGACGCCGATCAACTGACCCGCGTGCTGACCAACCTCCTTATCAACGCCAGCCAGGCCATGAACGGCAGCGGCCACATCACCGTCGAGGCGCGCCGGGGCAGCGGCGAAACCCTGCTGCTGGTGCGCGACGAAGGTCCCGGTGTTCCGGCCGACGTCCGGCACCAGATCTTCGAGGCGCTCTTCACCACCAAAGCCAAGGGCAGCGGCCTTGGCTTGGCATTGTGCCGGCGTATCGCCGCCGCCCACGACGGAACCATCTCACTGGAACCGTCGGAGCGCGGCGCGGTGTTCAAGGTCTCGGTGCCGGATGTGGCGGCACCCGCCACGCCGGGCGCCTGA
- a CDS encoding ATP-binding protein, which produces MSRSVLIVDDDDALSENVAEILTGIDVRSSIASDRKSALALSRQHDFDVALIDVRLPDGDGLSLLEPLRQRSPFMQLVLVTGNATLEGAIAAVRGDAFAYVLKPVSPPDLLDTVRRALDQASLFRESERLRQELERSEAQHREVVESVPAFVLSLDGQGRITTWNRQLEQVTGYLRDEMLGQDGTALIDVSERPVDLPQKSGGARKVRWNRAEVSGPSGAPIVYAIGTDVTAEQEMLRRVLRAERLAAVGTLAAGLAHEVRNPLNSASLQLTVLERRLDRGEGVDSIKPIARIIKSEIDRLDRLVRDFLAFARPSPLDPRPVDVPALLKATVELIRPELDAARVTATVELMVPASSSLPPAAGDPERLRQVLLNLTRNALEAMQESGSRLTLRARLAAGTSHAIEIDVEDDGPGFAENLPIFDAFFTTKDQGTGLGLSLVHRIVTDHGGNIRVESRPGRTCFSITLPAVSGG; this is translated from the coding sequence TTGAGCCGATCAGTTCTGATTGTCGACGACGACGATGCCCTGTCGGAAAACGTGGCCGAGATCCTGACGGGCATCGACGTGCGCTCGTCGATCGCCAGCGATCGCAAATCTGCCCTGGCGCTGAGCCGACAGCACGACTTCGATGTCGCCCTGATCGACGTGCGACTGCCCGATGGTGACGGACTGTCGCTGCTGGAACCGCTGCGCCAGCGCTCGCCTTTCATGCAGCTGGTGCTGGTCACCGGAAACGCCACGCTGGAAGGCGCCATCGCCGCGGTCCGGGGCGACGCGTTCGCCTACGTGCTGAAGCCGGTGTCGCCGCCCGACCTGCTGGACACGGTTCGGCGGGCCCTGGATCAGGCCAGCCTTTTCCGCGAGAGCGAGCGGCTGCGCCAGGAACTCGAGCGCTCGGAGGCCCAGCACCGCGAGGTGGTTGAATCGGTCCCGGCTTTTGTCTTGTCCCTGGATGGGCAAGGCCGCATCACCACCTGGAACCGCCAACTGGAACAGGTCACCGGCTATCTGCGCGACGAGATGCTGGGCCAAGACGGCACCGCCTTGATCGACGTCAGCGAGCGCCCGGTCGATCTGCCGCAGAAATCAGGGGGCGCGCGCAAGGTGCGCTGGAACCGCGCCGAGGTGTCGGGGCCGAGCGGCGCGCCAATCGTTTATGCCATCGGCACCGACGTCACCGCCGAGCAAGAGATGCTTCGGCGGGTGTTGCGCGCCGAGCGGTTGGCGGCGGTGGGGACCCTGGCCGCTGGACTGGCGCACGAGGTGCGCAATCCCTTGAATTCGGCGTCGCTGCAGCTGACCGTGCTGGAACGCCGGCTGGATCGCGGTGAAGGCGTCGATTCGATCAAGCCGATCGCCCGGATCATCAAAAGCGAGATCGACCGGCTGGATCGCCTGGTGCGCGACTTCCTGGCCTTCGCCAGGCCAAGCCCGCTGGATCCACGGCCGGTTGACGTGCCCGCGCTGCTGAAAGCGACCGTCGAATTGATCCGCCCAGAGCTGGACGCCGCCCGCGTCACCGCGACCGTCGAATTGATGGTCCCCGCCTCGTCTTCGCTGCCGCCAGCGGCGGGCGATCCGGAACGCCTGCGCCAGGTACTGCTGAACCTCACCCGCAATGCCCTGGAGGCGATGCAGGAATCGGGCAGCCGCCTCACCCTGCGCGCCCGCCTGGCCGCCGGCACCAGCCACGCCATCGAGATCGACGTCGAGGACGACGGCCCCGGCTTCGCGGAAAATCTCCCGATTTTTGACGCCTTCTTCACCACCAAGGACCAGGGCACGGGTCTCGGCCTTTCGCTGGTCCATCGCATCGTCACCGATCATGGCGGCAACATCCGCGTCGAATCGCGGCCCGGCCGCACCTGCTTTTCGATCACCCTCCCCGCCGTCAGCGGCGGATGA